TGCGCTTCTGGCTTGGGGCATCGACCGCTTCGATCGGGGTGCGTATGAGGAATCTGAACGGTGCATTGAGGCGATAGGCCCGGGCAAGCCAGAGAGCGACATTGCCAAGGAGATACACTTCCACAACTTCGATCACTGGTGTGTGGATTTCCTCACGCCTCGATCTGCGCTGGGCTCCATGTTCGCACGGCTGAAGACGCCCTACCGGGAGGGTCCCGCGACACTGCGGCCAAGTGGCCGGAACGAGGTGACTGTGGAGGGGGCGAACATGCAGGTTGTGCAGGGAATGCCGACGGTCAAGGCCGGACAACGTCTGAGGTTCACATCCGACGGCACCCTTGATGCGGTCCTGGACGCGAGCGGGAAGACCGTCTGGCGCGTGTCGGGGAGCGGCGGCCGGGAATGGGTGTGCCTTGACGCGGAAGGGCGGAAGCACAAGTGTGTCGCGCCCATGATGACGGGGAAGGTGGTCTGCATATCGCTTGAAGAGATCGCGCAGTCACGGAAGTCCATCCTGGATACGCAGTACAAGCCCTCATATCTCAGACAGTCACAGTGATATCTGCTCAAGGAGAGACCACCATGGCCAGGAAGATCCGCGTGGGCGTCATCCGCTGTGACACGCACGGCTACTACTTCGGCTGCCAGATGGGCTATGAGGACCTCGACCCCGCCGGCCTGGTCCAACACGACTACATCGTCGCCCACTACTACCAGAACATCTACAACCCGTGGGACCTGGAGAAGCTGCCCAGGGTCCCCGGGATGCAGATCACCGCGTGCTACGACGCCGAGCGCGAGCGGGCCGAGCAGTTCTCACAGACCTTCCGCGGCAAGCCTGTCGTCTGCGACACGGTCGAGGACATGATCCCGCTCCTTGACGCCGTCTTCATCTCCGACTGCGATGGCGGCGGCGGCGATCACCTCAAGCTGGCCACGCCCTTCCTGAAGGCCGGGGTGCCCACGTTCGTGGACAAGCCCTTCGCCAGCACGCTCAAGGACGCCCGCGCGCTCGTGAAGCTGGCCGAGAAGCACGGCACGCCGCTGTACAACTCTTCCATCCTCACGGTCGTTCCCGCGGCGGACATGTTCAAGTCGCGCTTCGTCGAGATCGGCGACGCCACCGTTGGGGTCATCAAGGGCGTCGGCGGGGCCTTCAGCCAGGAGAACCTCGGCACGCGGGACTTCGGGGGCATCGAGGACCGACTGGCGTATCTCATCCACGGCGTGGCCCTGGCGCTGAACCTGTTCGGCAGCGACGTGGACTTCGTGGAGTGCATGGGCACGCTGCCGCTGGAGTACCTGCACCTGCACATGAAGTCCGGCAAGGAAGTGATGATCCTCAACACGAGTGTGGAGCACTTCCCGGAGCGCTGCAACTTCTACGCGGCCGGCTACAGCGCCCAGGGCGCGATCGCGAGCAACCCCATCGGCGACTTCGAGTTCATCTACGGTGGCCAGCGCATCCTCCAGAACTTCAAGCAGATGATCCAGACCGGCAAGCCCCCGCGCAGCTATGATGACATCGTCTTCCACATCGCCGTCATCGAGGCCGCCCAGATCGCCCAGCAGACCGGGCGGCAGGTGCGGGTGGCGGATGTGCTGCGGGGCAGAGACGGGCTGTAGACTAGCGGGGTGAGCAAGCGCGGGAAACGACGACCACTACGGAGGAGTCACGTGAGTCGGCCCATCTGGATGAGGGTATTGCTGCAGCCACTCTTGTCAGTGGCGTTGTACTGCTTGGTTCTTCCACCACTGGCAGTGCTCCAAGCTCGGTCTTTTCTCCCACTCCACAACGGGTTGGCACACATTGGGTACACGAGGACTGCCTTTGAGGTCTGCGCCATGATGGAGGCAGCCCTTGTCTATGCTCTGGTAGGTGCACTGGCGGCGTCGGTGACCTGGCTTGCTGTGCGCACACCGTGGGACTCGCTGGGTGCGTGCGTCATCCTGTTGTTGCCCGTGCTGGCTGGCGCGGTCGCTCTCTCCTCAGTGACAGCCCATACCGCCTACCAATGGTGGGATGTGGGTGCCGTAGCCTCCACAGTGATGGGGCTGTTCGCGGGGAGCGCGGTGGTTGCTTGGCTGCTGCAGAGGCGAATGGGCTGCCTCCTGGCCGCTGCACCGCCCGTTCGTGAGTAGCGCCGGAGGCGCGACGCATGCTGGCCCAGCCCATCAGGGCTCGGAAGGCGTGGCGCCTGCGCGGTCTGCATCCCCTCCTCAACGGGACGTCGCGGGAGGGAGCAATGCGGACCACACAGGTGAGACCCGGGCTTGTACCACACGGACTAACACAGTATAATACAGTCCTGTGCAGTCAAACACAGGAGCTTGCAGTCATGCCTCAGCTCATGACCGTGGACGAAACCGCGCGCCTACTGCGCATCCATCCCGAGACCCTGCGCGAGCGTGCTCGCCAGGGCAAGATACCGGCCACCAAGCTCGGCCGCCAGTGGCGGTTCGTCAGGGAGCAGCTTGACGCCTGGCTCGACCAGGGCGCCGACCTGCCCACATCCAGCGAGGACTGGGCCCTGATCGCCATTGCCGAAGAGCGCATGGCGCAACCGGGCCGCCGTCTGCGCCCCTTTGCTGAGTTCCTGGCCGAGCTGGAGCAATGAGGTTCCAGATACTCATTGATGAGGCGGCGGAGCGCGACTACCGGGGGCTGCCGCCGGACATGCGTGAGCGCGTCAAGCAGCGCATCTTCGCGCTCGGAGACGACCCTCTGCCCGGCAACGCCGCGCAACTGCGGTCCGACCTGCGGGGCCTGTGTCGCGTACGTGTGGGTGACTACCGCATCGTGTACGAAGTGGACATGCCCGCCCGGACGCTGACGATCATCGCCATCGCCGACCGTCGTGATGTCTACGACACAGCCCGACGCCGCCGCCCGTCGTGACCCAACCCCCCGCTGCTCCCCCCTCCGGCCCATGCAGACTCCCCTCTCCACTCGGCTGTTGACACCGCCCCTAATCGTTGCCATAATCGCCCTGCTTGAACGTTCAACTTGACCACGGGAGCACTCCCATGACACGCGCCGGGATCCTGCTGAGCCTCAGCCTGCTGGTCAGTCTTGTCGTGGTGGGGGTGTCGCTGGCCGGGGCGCAACCGGTGCAGCCGCCCGTCAACCTCCTGCCGAACCCCTCCTTCGAGCAGCCACAAGCGAACTCCGCGGAGTTGGCCGCCAACTGGGCCCCGTACCAGTGCGGCTACACCCGCACCCGCGAGCGCAGCTATGCCCCGGACATCTCGGGCGCCTGGAGCCTGCGCATTGCCGGCGCCGGCCAGGCCGATGAGAAGGGCATCGGGGGCTGCAACACGGGCCTGAGTCAGGGCCTGCCCGCCCACGGCGCCTTCGCCGCGACCAACAGCATCTACGTCGCCGCGTACACCCAGGGCGCCATCTACGGCGCCTACGTCACCGCCGGCTACGCCGACGGCACCGAGAGGATCTTCAGCTTCCAGCTCAGCGACGCCCAGATCAAGGCCAACCTGGGCCACTGGAAGACCTACCGCCTCGCCTTCACCACCGACCCGCAGAAGAAGCTGAAGACGCTCAGCTACTGGTGCCTCGTGTGGGCAAGGGGCCAGCAGAAGTTCATCGGCACGGTGTACTTCGACGATGTGGAGCTGCGACAGGTCGGAAGCGGCGAGGAGGGAGCGGCCCTGCTCCCTTTTGCCCTCGCCTCGCACACCCCGACGCCTCCCCGTGTGGATGGTGTGATGGACGACGAGTGCTGGCGGCGCTCACCTGAGCTGTCGCCGTTCTTGCTCAGTGGCGGGGCCGAGGCGGCCACGGAGCAGACCCGGGCCCGACTCGCCTACGACGAGGGCCACCTGTACCTCTGCCTCGAGTGCTGTGAAAGCGTCCTCGACCCGGTGCTGCAGAAGCGCGCCGCCTTCAAGGCCGAGCAGACCGCCCACGACTCCAACGTCTTCTCCGACGACGTCGTCGAGCTGTTCCTGCAGCCCTCTCCGGACCAGCCGGTCTACTACCACCTCGCGGTCAACAGCCGCGGCGCCGTCTACGACGCCCACTGCCAGGCCGAGGGTATCTTCGACAAGGCCTGGGATTCGGGCGCGCAGGCCCAGGCCCGTGTCGGCGACAAGTCGTGGACGCTGGAGATCGCCATCCCGCGCGACCGGCTGGGAGCCGCGGACTTCGGTTCGGCGGGCTGCTGGCGGGTGAACCTGTGCCGCGAGGAGAAGCCGGCGGTCGAGAACTCCTGCTGGTCGCCCACCGGCGGTCCCTTCCACACGCCTGCCCGCTTCGGCGTGCTGGGCTTCGGTTCGCCCTCGGTCAGCGCCGGCAGCGTGGACCTGGGCGCCCTGCGCAAGGGCACCAGCCGTGTGCAACTCACAGTCAGCAACGCCACCCCCGAGGCGCACGTGGTGAGCGTCGCGGCGGCCGTGGTCGGGACGAACCCGGTCAGCGAGATCGGCCGGGCCATGGCCCGCGTCGAGCCGGGCCAGAGCGCGACCATCCCTGTCGAGTACACCGCCACCTCGGGCGAGGGCGCACTGCGCTATGAGATCGTCCAGGACGGACGCCTGGTGCTCCTCTCTCCCGGCTATCCGCTGCAGTCCGACAGCCCCTTCATCGCCTGTGTCAGCGTGCTGGGCAAGAACCAGTGCCATGTCGCGACCGGCTTCAGCGTCGCCGAGGGCGAGCCCCTCGTCCTGCCCCTGGTGCTGCCAGCCAGCTTCGAGGAGGCCGGGTTCCGCGACGCGCAGGTGACGCTGGAAGTGCCGGAGTTCCTGCGCCTCGTGAGTCCGCTAGGCGTCCCGCGGCGCTTCCCCGCGCCCCTGCGCGTGCAGGAGGAGACCATCTCGCGCGAGGGGCAGCCGTACCGCCGCCTCGTGCTGGACTTCGGCCCCGCGAGCGTGACCTATGCCGCGGCGCGCGAGCAGCGCGAGTATGTCGAGAACCCCCTGGTCTTCCGCGCCGAGTACGTCGGCCGGCCGGACACGCCCCCGTCGTACGTCGTGGCGTATGAGATGCGCCTCAACGGGCAGAGCAAGGCCGAGGGCGCTGTGCCGCTGACGCTGCTCCCGCCCCTGGCGCGCAAGTCGCCGCGCCAACTCGTCGTCTGCAACTGGCCCTGCGGCAGCACCTACTACAACGGCTTCTTCGGCCGCCTCAGCCTCGCCGAGCAGGAGGCCATCTTCGACTCGTGGACCCGGACGGGCTTCAACAGCTACAGCCACGCCGGCAGCCTCGCCAAACGCTATGAGGAGCTGGGCCTCAAAACAGCGTTGGGTCTGCCTGGCACGCTCGACGGCCTCTGCGCCAGCGTCCCCGAGGTCTCGGCCTACCTGCGTGCCCATCCCGAGTTCCAGGACGCCAACGGCGCGGGCAAGGCGCTGCCCGGCGTGGTGTCGCCGGCCTACCTGCTGACCCCCGACTGCCCGGTGCGGCCCCTGATCGGCGGCTTCGTCGCCAAGGCAGCCGGGCAGTACCCCGTACTGAGCTGGGACTACGAGGTGCCGGTGGCCCGACCGGAGTCCATCGGCTTCGGCCCGCACAACCTCGCGGCCTTCCGGCAGTTCGCGCGGATCGCCGACACCGTGGCCCTCACGCCCGAGGCGGTCCTGCGCGACTACCGCCCCCAGTGGATAGACTTCCGCTGCCGCCAGAACGCCGGGGTCGTCAAGCTGCTGCAAGACAGCGTCAAGGCCGCCAACCCGAAGTGCGAGTTCTTCGTCTACAGCGGCTACCAGGGCGCCCACACCCAGGAGACCTACGGGATCAACTGGGAGTACGTCGCGCCCTATCTCGACCAGGCCTGGTGCGGCTACGGTCGCCCCGTGCAGGAGACGCAGGACACGCTGCGGGCCCTGCAGGGCAAGCCGCTGGTGGGCGGGGAGTTGGCCTGGCTCGGCGATGGCCATCCCTACGACCAGGACGGCACTGAGCTCAACCTGCTGCGCCGCCTCACCGACTGCGCCGGCGGTGTCATGGTCTACTATGACTGGCTGGTGGACGGACGCTTCTACACCGGCCTCTCCCGCACCGCCGCCGTTGCCGCAGACTTCGAGCCCTTCTTCCGCGACGGCCGCCGCGATGACTCCCTCGCCACGGTCCAGGCCGGCGGCGAGGGCAATGTCGTCGTCTACACCCGCGGCGCCGAGCGGCTGGTCTTCCTCTTCGGTGCGGGCAAGGGGATGCAGGACTTCCGCGTGCAGGTGAAGGGCCTGCCCGTCGGGGCCGTCGGCCTGGACTACTGGGACAAGCAGCCGGTCGCCGTGTCCCCGCTGCTGACCGCCAGCGTCCCGGCCAACGGCGTCAAGATCATCCACGTCAGGCCGTCCGCCGGCACGGCCGTCCCCGCCGCGCCGCGGCTGGTGAGCCCGACGCAGGGGACCGTGTCCGACCGGCGCCCGCTGCTGGTGTGGGATCAGGACGGCGGGGCCGACTGCCGCTACCGGGTGGAGGTGTCGGAGAGCCGCGCCTTCCCGCCGGCGAGCACGCTGTGCGCCGCCGACCTGGCGACGAACACGCACGTCCTCGCCGAGCCGCTCACCGAAGACGGGACGTTCTTCTGGCGCGTGCGGGCCCAGGACGCCCTCAGCGGCAAGCAGAGCGCCTGGTCGCCGGTCGGCCAGTTCACCCTCGGCATCCTGGGAGTGGCGGTGGAGCCCACCGTCTTCTCCCCCAACGGCGACGGTCGCTATGATGCCGTGACGCTGCAGGCCGAGCTGCGCCAGGCAGCGCCCTGGAAGGTCGTCGTCGCCGACGCGACCGGCAAGACCGTGAAGACCGTCACCGGCCAGGGCGCGCGGCTGACGGCCTCCTGGGATGGGCGGGACAGCGCGGGCCAGCCGGCCGCGGAGGGCAAGTACGAGTTACGCCTGACCGTGAAGGGTCGGCAGATCGCTGCCCGGACCATCGAGCTGAACCGCCGCTTCGGCGTCCCGAACCCGGACCTGGAACGCTGGTGCTTCTGGCGCCCGCAGGCTCTGCCCGGCGGTGCGACCGAGATGGACTACCACACTCCGGCCGGTAAGGCTTCGTACTCGCTGCTGCTCACCGGCGCCGACCCGGAGGCGAGGGCCTACTGGTCCAACTACCGCAGCGGCACCGAAATCCCGATCACGGCGGGCAAGACCTACACCTTCAGCGGCCTCGTGCGGACCGACCTGCCCGCCGGCGCCGAGGCGTCAATCCGCCTGCACTTCTTCACCAGGGACGACCGCTGGGCAGCCATCCCCGGCCTGACCGAGGAGTGGGAGGGCGTCGCCGCGCCCCTGCAGGGCAAGCAGGATTGGACGCGGCTGACAGTGTCCTGTCAGGCCCCCGCCAATGCGGCGAAGGCCGTGCTGTTCTTCTCGCTCAAGGGCCAGGGCCGCGCCTGGATGAGCGCGGCGGAGTTCGGGGAGAGCCGGAAGTAGGGGTCACCGCTGCCCAGGAGCCGAACCGGCCCTTGACAGCAGGCCCGAACACGGCTATAAGTACGCTGCTTTAACGTTCAACCTAGCTCTGGGAGCCTCTCCCATGGCCGCCACCCTCAAGGACATCGCCGACCGCCTGGGCGTCTCACCCCAGGCCGTGTCACTGGCCCTCCACAAGCCCGAGGGAACAGGGCGAGTCAGCGCCGAGTTGCGCGAGCGCGCCCTCGCAGTGGCCCACGAGCTGGGGTACCAGCCCAACCGCCTCGCCCGCGCCCTCGTCCGCGGCCGCTCCCACTTCGTCGGCCTGCTCATGCTGGCTCCCCTGGAGCACCCCTACGCCGAGGCTGTGCGCGGTGTGGACGAGGAGGCAGCCGCCTCGGGCTATGCCGTCCTGCTCTGCAACGCCCACGGCCGCAAGACCGCGCACGAGCAACTGCAGACCTTCGTGTCGAACCAGGTCGAGGGCATCATCGCCGTCGCCTCCTCCAATGTCGGCCTCTCCGACGAGGTCCTCGCCCGCAAGCCGGAGGGTGTGCCGTTGGTCTCCATCAACCGTGAGATCCGCGCGCCCAACGTCTACAGCATCCTCATGGACAACCGCAGCGCCGTGCGGCAGGCGACCGAGCACCTGATCGGCCTGGGGCACCGGCGCATCGCCTACTTCGACCAGACCCCCTCCTCCGTCACGCGTCCTCTGCAGTCCAGCGTGGAGCGCCGCGAGGGCTACCTCGCCGCCATGCACGCCGCCGGACTGACACCGCTCGTCGCCTCCTTGCCCAGCCAGCCCTTCGAGCTGCGCGTCGCCGAGTCTGCCCGCATCGCCCACCATCTGCTGACCCGTCCCGAGCCCCCGACGGCCTTCTGCGCCGTGACGGACTGGGAGGTCATCGGCGCGCTACGGGCCTGCCAGGCGCTGGGGCTGATCGTGCCCCGGGACGTGGCGCTGTTCGGCTTTGACGACCGCGAGGCGGGGCAGTGGACGGCGCCGGCTCTCAGCACGGTCCGCCCGGCGTTCCACGAGGCCGGCCGCCTGGCGGTGCGGCGCCTGTTGGACTGGGAGGATGGCTCGGACGCCGGCGTGGTCCGGCTCGACTGTCAGTTGGTCTTCCGAGGGTCAGCCCCCCCAGGGACGCACGAAGGACGCCGTCGCCTAGCAGGTGTTTCCCCCCGGCTTGGCCCGGGGTATGCTGTAGGCGGGGCAATGCCCCGCGCGGGCGTACGGCGCAGTCGAGGGCGTCGCCCGCAACCTGAAAGGAGCTTGCCATGTTCTGCCTCACACCCCGTCGTGCCCGGTCAGGTTTCACCCTGATCGAGCTGCTCGTCGTCATTGCCATCATCGCGATTCTGGCGGCCATTCTCTTCCCGGTGTTCGCCAAGGCTCGCGAGAAGGCCCGACAGAGCAGTTGTCTGTCCAACCTCAAGCAGTTGGGCCTGGCCTGTCTGCAGTATGCTCAGGACTATGACGAGTGCTTCCCGTACTACTACCACTTCGCGGTGGCCGGATACAATGACGGTGTCTCCGCGAACGGCATCTCCGACTACAGCGGGTTGATTCCCTACATCAAGAACCTCCAGATCTTCGCCTGCCCCAGCCTCCGGCCGACTCCGACGTACACCTATGGCAGCAGCGGAGTGGTCATCACGACGAACTACCTGTTCAACAACTACATCCACCTCAACGGACCGCCCAGCTACAACTCCCTCGGGGCCATCACCTCGCCCGCGCAGACCGTGCTCATGGCGGAATACCGGAACTACCATGGTGCCTTCTTCGGCTACGCTCCGCCTGGCGCCAACTGGCCACTTAGCAACATGCCCTTCTCGCACAATGATGGGGTGAACATCGTCTACACCGACGGCCATGCGAAGTGGGAGTCCAAGGGGAGCTTCACGACCGCATGCTCCGTCTTCGATCAGTTTGGCGTGAGGAAGTAGCTCTTCTGTCGTCTGCCGGACACGTTCGCCAAACCGACATGCCGCAGCGCGGGCGTCGCCTGCCCGCGCTGCGCGTTCGGGGGGACAGGACGTCTCCTCCAGCGAGGGAAGCGTATCTATCGTGAGTGCCGCGATCCCTTGTCACGGGGCACGTGACACCGCGCCGACCCCCGCCCTCACCGCGCGGGGCGCCGCCTGCGCCTTCGCCGTCGCCCTGGGCCTGCTGGTGCTGGTCAACCTGTTCATCCGCCGCTACGACCTGGAGGGCGGGCAGTCGTATGGGGTGCAGGGCGTGCCCCCGGCGGTGCCGTGGTTCGTGCTGCTGGTGCTGATGCTGGCCTCGGCGGCGGCCCGTCGTCTCTCCCCGCGCCTGGCGCTCAGCCGCCCCCAACTCCTGCTCATCTTCGGCTTCCTCGCCCTGGCCATCCCCATCTCGTCCTTCATGGGCGTGCGCTCGTTGCTCCCGCACCTGTCGCTGCTGCCGTACTACGCCGGACCGGACAACGAGTTCGCGCGCATCGCCGACCACATCCCCGACTGGCTCATGCCCAAGGACCTGCAGGTGCTCATCCCCGCCTATGAGGGCAGCGAGACCGGGGCGGTGCTGTGGGGGCCATGGCTCGGGCCGGTGCTGCTATGGGGCGGCTTCATGCTGCTGCTGGGGCTGACGACGCTGTGCCTCGTGGTGCTGGTGCGCCACCACTGGAACGTCGGCGAGCACCTGAGCTACCCGATGCTGGAGCTGCCGCGCGAACTGGTGGGCCTGCGCCATCGCGGCCGACGCTCGGTGCTGACCGACCCGCTGCTGTGGGTCGGCTTCGGCACGGCCTTCCTCATCCAGACCGGCAACATCGTCAAGTACTTCGTCCCCTCGCTGCCGGCGGTGCCGTTGCGGACCGACCTGGCGCCCTTCCTGACCGAAGAGCCGCTGCGCTTCCTGCTGCCCCTGCGCTTCTACATTGACCCGGTCACGATCGGGGCCGGCTACCTTGTCCCCCAGGACTTGCTGCTCTCGATCTGGACCATCTACCTGCTGTACAAGCTGGGCGGCATGGGCGCCGGGATGCTGGGCCTGCGCGACGCCTCCTTCCCGTACTTCCAGGAGCAGGCCACCGGGGGCACCATCGCCTACGGGCTGCTGCTGGTCATCGCGGCCCGCGGGCAGATCGCCCGGCTGGCGCGCCTGGCCACCCGCGGCGAGCGCAGCGGCGAGGCCTACCCGCTCACTCCGGGCGTCGCCTTCTACGGCTTGCTCGTGGGCCTCGCGCTCATCATCCTCTGGTGCTCCCTCAACCAGTTCGCGCTCAAGCTGGCCGTCCCATACATCATCGTCCTGATGCTCTACACGCTGGTCCAGACGCGCCTGCGCGCCGAGGCGGGCATCCCACTCGGATGGCCCTACCCCTACGGCACCCAGAAGTCCCTCTTCAACCAGCTCCTGGGCACGAAGGGCCTCATGGCTCTGGGCGGCGAACAGGGCCTGGTCATGCTCTCCTTCTACTCGTGGCTGTCCCGCTACAACTACCTGGGCGAGACGGCGGCCTTCGAGGCCGACAACCTGACTTTGTGGGAGGGGCTCGACCTCAGCCCCCGGCAGACCAACGGCTTCCTGCTGAGCGCGCTGGTAGCCGGGCTGGCGCTGGGCTTCATGATTCACCTCAGCGCCTACTACCGCTACGGGGCCTCGCTGCTGCAGGGCGGGAGCCTCTACGGGGGGGCGAACACGATGGTGGCGCGCGGCGAGTACCTGGGCCTCAGCGCCCAGCTCCTCTCCCCGGCGCCGCCCGACGTGCTCCGGGTCAAGTTCATGCTGGGTGGCTTCCTGCTGACCCCGGCCCTGGCGCTGCTGCGGCGCAGCTTCCTGCGCTTCCCGTTCCACCCCCTCGGCTTCCTGCTGGCCACCAGCTACGGCCCGACGCCCTACTACTGGTCCAGCGCGATGATCGCCTGGGCTGCCAAGGCGGGCATCCTGCGCCTGGGCGGCGCGCGGCGGTACTGGCGCGGCGTCCCGTTCTTCCTGGGCCTGGTGCTCGGCAGCTCGATGACCTACGACATCGCCTGGATGGTCGTCCGGGCGTTACTGCCCGAAGGCATGGTGACTGACTATGTGTAGGCCGGCGTCACAGCGGGGTCTCATCGAGTGCCGTAGGGCAGGCGGCCCGCCTGCCCGCACCCAGCCTCGTACGGCAGGCGGCCCGCCTGCCCGCACCCAGTCTCGTACGGCAGGCGGCCCGCCTGC
This genomic interval from bacterium contains the following:
- a CDS encoding Gfo/Idh/MocA family oxidoreductase produces the protein MARKIRVGVIRCDTHGYYFGCQMGYEDLDPAGLVQHDYIVAHYYQNIYNPWDLEKLPRVPGMQITACYDAERERAEQFSQTFRGKPVVCDTVEDMIPLLDAVFISDCDGGGGDHLKLATPFLKAGVPTFVDKPFASTLKDARALVKLAEKHGTPLYNSSILTVVPAADMFKSRFVEIGDATVGVIKGVGGAFSQENLGTRDFGGIEDRLAYLIHGVALALNLFGSDVDFVECMGTLPLEYLHLHMKSGKEVMILNTSVEHFPERCNFYAAGYSAQGAIASNPIGDFEFIYGGQRILQNFKQMIQTGKPPRSYDDIVFHIAVIEAAQIAQQTGRQVRVADVLRGRDGL
- a CDS encoding helix-turn-helix domain-containing protein, with amino-acid sequence MPQLMTVDETARLLRIHPETLRERARQGKIPATKLGRQWRFVREQLDAWLDQGADLPTSSEDWALIAIAEERMAQPGRRLRPFAEFLAELEQ
- a CDS encoding type II toxin-antitoxin system RelE/ParE family toxin; this encodes MRFQILIDEAAERDYRGLPPDMRERVKQRIFALGDDPLPGNAAQLRSDLRGLCRVRVGDYRIVYEVDMPARTLTIIAIADRRDVYDTARRRRPS
- a CDS encoding LacI family transcriptional regulator, whose protein sequence is MAATLKDIADRLGVSPQAVSLALHKPEGTGRVSAELRERALAVAHELGYQPNRLARALVRGRSHFVGLLMLAPLEHPYAEAVRGVDEEAAASGYAVLLCNAHGRKTAHEQLQTFVSNQVEGIIAVASSNVGLSDEVLARKPEGVPLVSINREIRAPNVYSILMDNRSAVRQATEHLIGLGHRRIAYFDQTPSSVTRPLQSSVERREGYLAAMHAAGLTPLVASLPSQPFELRVAESARIAHHLLTRPEPPTAFCAVTDWEVIGALRACQALGLIVPRDVALFGFDDREAGQWTAPALSTVRPAFHEAGRLAVRRLLDWEDGSDAGVVRLDCQLVFRGSAPPGTHEGRRRLAGVSPRLGPGYAVGGAMPRAGVRRSRGRRPQPERSLPCSASHPVVPGQVSP
- a CDS encoding DUF1559 domain-containing protein — encoded protein: MFCLTPRRARSGFTLIELLVVIAIIAILAAILFPVFAKAREKARQSSCLSNLKQLGLACLQYAQDYDECFPYYYHFAVAGYNDGVSANGISDYSGLIPYIKNLQIFACPSLRPTPTYTYGSSGVVITTNYLFNNYIHLNGPPSYNSLGAITSPAQTVLMAEYRNYHGAFFGYAPPGANWPLSNMPFSHNDGVNIVYTDGHAKWESKGSFTTACSVFDQFGVRK